From Streptomyces sp. NBC_01754, a single genomic window includes:
- a CDS encoding lipid II:glycine glycyltransferase FemX yields MSLTLRTISREQHLAYIQSLPSASHCQVPAWADVKTEWRSESLGWFDKAGEIVGAGLVLYRQLPKIKRYLAYLPEGPVINWYAPNLDDWLQPMLAHLKQQGAFSVKMGPPVVIRRWDSAAIKAGIQDPEVKRLRDVEATHIEPRAFEVSDRLRKMGWQQGEDGGAGFGDVQPRYVFQVPLANRSLEDVLKGFNQLWRRNIKKADKAGVEVVQGGYEDLAEWQRLYEITAVRDHFRPRPLSYFQRMWTVLNSEDPNRMRLYFARHNGVNLSAATMLVVGGHVWYSYGASDNIGREVRPSNAMQWRMLRDSYAMGATVYDLRGISDSLDETDHLFGLIQFKVGTGGEAVEYVGEWDFPLNKLLHKALDMYMSRR; encoded by the coding sequence ATGAGCCTGACCCTGAGGACCATCAGCCGAGAACAGCATCTGGCGTACATCCAGAGCCTTCCCTCGGCCAGTCACTGCCAGGTCCCGGCGTGGGCGGACGTGAAGACCGAATGGCGCTCGGAGAGCCTCGGATGGTTCGACAAGGCCGGCGAGATCGTCGGCGCGGGCCTGGTGCTCTACCGCCAGCTGCCGAAGATCAAGCGCTACCTCGCCTACCTCCCCGAGGGCCCGGTCATCAACTGGTACGCCCCGAACCTGGACGACTGGCTCCAGCCGATGCTCGCGCACCTCAAGCAGCAGGGCGCGTTCTCGGTGAAGATGGGTCCGCCCGTGGTCATCCGCCGCTGGGACTCGGCGGCCATCAAGGCCGGCATCCAGGATCCCGAGGTCAAGCGGCTGCGTGACGTCGAGGCCACCCACATCGAGCCCCGGGCCTTCGAGGTCTCGGACCGGCTGCGGAAGATGGGCTGGCAGCAGGGTGAGGACGGCGGCGCCGGATTCGGTGACGTACAGCCGCGCTACGTGTTCCAGGTGCCGCTGGCCAACCGCTCCCTGGAGGACGTGCTCAAGGGCTTCAACCAGCTCTGGCGCCGCAACATCAAGAAGGCCGACAAGGCCGGCGTCGAGGTCGTCCAGGGCGGCTACGAGGACCTGGCCGAGTGGCAGCGGCTGTACGAGATCACCGCGGTGCGTGACCACTTCCGCCCGCGACCGCTCTCGTACTTCCAGCGCATGTGGACCGTCCTCAACTCGGAGGACCCGAACCGCATGCGGCTGTACTTCGCCCGGCACAACGGCGTGAACCTCTCCGCGGCCACGATGCTCGTGGTCGGCGGGCACGTCTGGTACTCGTACGGCGCGTCCGACAACATCGGGCGCGAGGTCAGGCCGTCGAACGCCATGCAGTGGCGGATGCTGCGTGATTCGTACGCGATGGGCGCGACCGTCTACGACCTGCGCGGTATCAGCGACTCCCTGGACGAGACGGACCATCTGTTCGGCCTGATCCAGTTCAAGGTCGGCACCGGCGGGGAAGCCGTCGAGTACGTCGGCGAGTGGGACTTCCCCCTCAACAAGCTGCTCCACAAGGCGCTCGACATGTATATGTCCCGTCGCTGA
- the rpsF gene encoding 30S ribosomal protein S6: MRHYELMVILDPDLEERAVSPLIENFLSVVREGNGKVEKVDTWGRRRLSYEIKKKPEGIYSVIDLQAEPAVVKELDRQMKLNESVLRTKVLRPEAH; this comes from the coding sequence ATGCGTCACTACGAGTTGATGGTCATCCTCGACCCCGATCTCGAGGAGCGAGCAGTCTCCCCGCTGATCGAGAACTTCCTCTCCGTCGTCCGTGAGGGCAACGGAAAGGTCGAGAAGGTCGACACCTGGGGCCGTCGTCGTCTCTCTTACGAGATCAAGAAGAAGCCCGAGGGCATCTACTCGGTCATCGACCTGCAGGCCGAGCCGGCAGTCGTCAAGGAGCTCGACCGACAGATGAAGCTGAACGAGTCGGTCCTCCGGACCAAGGTCCTCCGCCCCGAGGCCCACTGA
- a CDS encoding single-stranded DNA-binding protein — MAGETVITVVGNLVDDPELRFTPSGAAVAKFRVASTPRIFDRQTNEWKDGEGLFLTCSVWRQAAENVAESLTRGMRVVVQGRLKQRSYEDREGVKRTVYELDVEEVGPSLKNATAKVTKTTGRGGQGGQGGYGGGQQGGGNWGGGPGGGGQQGGGQQGGASADDPWATSGPAGGQQGGGAASQGGGGSWGGSSGGSGGGYSDEPPF, encoded by the coding sequence ATGGCAGGCGAGACCGTCATCACGGTCGTCGGCAATCTCGTCGACGACCCCGAGCTGCGCTTCACCCCGTCCGGTGCGGCGGTCGCGAAGTTCCGTGTCGCGTCCACTCCCCGCATCTTCGACCGGCAGACCAATGAGTGGAAGGACGGCGAAGGCCTGTTCCTCACCTGCTCGGTCTGGCGTCAGGCGGCGGAGAATGTCGCCGAGTCGCTCACGCGCGGCATGCGTGTCGTCGTGCAGGGCCGGTTGAAGCAGCGGTCCTACGAGGACCGCGAGGGCGTCAAGCGCACGGTCTACGAGCTGGATGTCGAGGAAGTCGGCCCCAGCCTCAAGAACGCCACGGCCAAGGTCACCAAGACCACCGGTCGCGGTGGTCAGGGCGGCCAGGGTGGATACGGCGGCGGCCAGCAAGGCGGCGGCAACTGGGGCGGCGGTCCCGGTGGCGGCGGCCAGCAGGGCGGCGGCCAGCAGGGCGGCGCTTCGGCGGACGACCCCTGGGCCACCAGCGGTCCGGCCGGCGGCCAGCAGGGCGGCGGCGCCGCTTCGCAGGGTGGCGGCGGGAGCTGGGGCGGAAGCTCCGGCGGTTCCGGCGGCGGCTACTCGGACGAGCCCCCCTTCTAG
- the rpsR gene encoding 30S ribosomal protein S18, whose protein sequence is MAKPPVRKPKKKVCAFCKDKTQYVDYKDTNMLRKFISDRGKIRARRVTGNCTQHQRDVATAVKNSREMALLPYTSTAR, encoded by the coding sequence ATGGCGAAGCCGCCTGTGCGCAAGCCTAAGAAGAAGGTCTGCGCTTTCTGCAAGGACAAGACCCAGTACGTGGACTACAAGGACACGAACATGCTGCGGAAGTTCATTTCCGACCGTGGCAAGATCCGTGCCCGCCGCGTCACCGGCAACTGCACGCAGCACCAGCGTGACGTCGCCACGGCCGTCAAGAACAGCCGTGAGATGGCGCTGCTGCCCTACACGTCCACCGCGCGATAA
- the rplI gene encoding 50S ribosomal protein L9, giving the protein MKIILTHEVTGLGAAGDVVDVKDGYARNYLVPRGFAIRWTKGGEKDVAQIRRARKIHEIATIEQANEIKAKLEGVKVRLAVRSGDAGRLFGSVTPADIASAIKTAGGPDVDKRRVELGSPIKTLGGHEVSVRLHPEVAAKLGIEVVAA; this is encoded by the coding sequence ATGAAGATCATCCTCACCCACGAGGTCACTGGCCTCGGTGCCGCCGGCGACGTCGTGGACGTCAAGGACGGATACGCCCGTAACTACCTGGTTCCGCGTGGCTTCGCCATTCGCTGGACCAAGGGTGGCGAGAAGGACGTGGCGCAGATCCGCCGCGCCCGCAAGATCCACGAGATCGCGACGATCGAGCAGGCCAACGAGATCAAGGCCAAGCTCGAGGGCGTGAAGGTCCGTCTGGCTGTTCGCTCCGGCGACGCCGGCCGTCTCTTCGGCTCCGTCACCCCGGCCGACATCGCCTCGGCGATCAAGACCGCGGGTGGCCCGGACGTCGACAAGCGCCGCGTCGAGCTCGGTTCGCCGATCAAGACGCTGGGCGGACACGAGGTGTCCGTCCGTCTGCACCCCGAGGTTGCCGCGAAGCTCGGTATCGAGGTCGTTGCCGCCTGA
- a CDS encoding MATE family efflux transporter: MTKAPAPLPPSRRRHDREIIALAVPAFGALVAEPLFVMVDSAVVGHLGTSQLAGLGIAAALLTTAVSIFVFLAYATTAAVARRVGAGDLPAAIRQGMDGIWLALLLGAAVVAVALPTAPWLVEAFGASDTAAPYATTYLRISSLGIPAMLIVLAATGVLRGLQDTRTPLYVAVGGFAANAVLNVVLVYGVGLGIAGSAWGTVIAQVAMALVYLIVVVRGARRHGASLRPDAAGIRASAHAGVPLLVRTLSLRSVLLIATAVAARLGDTDIAAHQIVLSLWSLASFALDAIAIAGQAIIGRYLGANDSDGARDACRRMVQWGMAAGLAIGVLIVLSRPLFIPLFTSDTSVRGALIPALLVVALTQPIAGVVYVLDGVLMGAGDGRYLAWAMLLTLAVFAPAALLVPTFGGGLTTLWWAMALMMVVRLATLWLRTRSGRWIVTGATR, translated from the coding sequence ATGACCAAGGCTCCCGCGCCCCTGCCGCCGTCCCGTCGCCGACACGACCGCGAGATCATCGCCCTCGCCGTTCCGGCCTTCGGCGCGCTCGTCGCCGAGCCGCTCTTCGTCATGGTCGACAGCGCCGTCGTCGGTCACCTGGGCACGTCCCAACTGGCCGGTCTGGGCATCGCCGCGGCCCTGCTCACCACCGCCGTGAGCATCTTCGTGTTCCTCGCCTACGCCACTACGGCCGCCGTCGCCCGCCGCGTGGGCGCGGGTGACCTCCCCGCCGCGATCCGACAGGGCATGGACGGCATCTGGCTCGCCCTGCTCCTCGGGGCCGCCGTGGTCGCCGTCGCTCTGCCCACCGCTCCCTGGCTGGTCGAGGCGTTCGGCGCGTCCGACACCGCCGCTCCGTACGCCACCACCTATCTACGCATCTCCAGCCTCGGCATCCCCGCCATGCTGATCGTCCTCGCGGCCACGGGGGTACTGCGCGGGCTCCAGGACACCCGGACCCCGCTCTACGTGGCCGTCGGCGGATTCGCCGCCAACGCTGTCCTCAATGTGGTCCTCGTCTACGGTGTCGGCCTCGGAATCGCCGGATCCGCCTGGGGAACGGTGATCGCACAGGTTGCCATGGCGCTCGTCTACCTGATCGTCGTGGTGCGTGGCGCCCGGCGCCACGGCGCCTCACTCCGTCCCGATGCCGCAGGCATTCGGGCCAGTGCCCATGCGGGTGTCCCCCTGCTGGTGCGCACGCTCTCCCTGCGTTCGGTCCTGCTGATCGCGACCGCCGTCGCCGCCCGGCTCGGCGACACGGATATCGCCGCCCACCAGATCGTCCTCTCGCTCTGGAGCCTTGCCTCCTTCGCCTTGGACGCCATCGCCATCGCGGGGCAGGCGATCATCGGCCGCTACCTGGGGGCGAACGACTCCGACGGCGCCCGGGACGCCTGTCGGCGGATGGTGCAGTGGGGTATGGCCGCCGGCCTGGCCATCGGAGTGCTGATAGTCCTGTCACGACCCCTTTTCATCCCGCTGTTCACCAGCGACACATCCGTACGGGGCGCCCTGATACCCGCGCTGCTCGTCGTGGCGCTCACCCAGCCGATCGCCGGTGTGGTCTATGTCCTGGACGGTGTACTCATGGGAGCGGGGGACGGGCGCTACCTCGCTTGGGCCATGCTGCTGACACTGGCCGTCTTCGCTCCCGCCGCACTGCTCGTCCCCACCTTCGGTGGCGGCCTCACCACCCTCTGGTGGGCAATGGCACTGATGATGGTGGTCCGCCTGGCGACGCTCTGGCTTCGCACCCGATCCGGCCGCTGGATCGTGACCGGCGCCACCCGCTGA
- the dnaB gene encoding replicative DNA helicase: protein MSIPEPLDDPWAEVGPSDRLPVSRQRRGEGKGRDEQHERGRDGGWDGGQSGFERVPPQDLDAEQSVLGGMLLSKDAIADVVEIIKGHDFYRPAHETVYTAILDLYAKGEPADPITVAAELVKRGEITKVGGAPYLHTLVQSVPTAANASYYAEIVHERAVLRRLVEAGTKITQMGYAADGDVDEIVNSAQAEIYAVTEQRTSEDYLPLGDIMEGALDEIEAIGSRSGEMTGVPTGFTDLDSLTNGLHPGQMIVIAARPAMGKSTLALDFARACSIKSNLPSVIFSLEMGRNEIAMRLLSAEARVALHHMRSGTMTDEDWTRLARRMPDVSAAPLYIDDSPNLSMMEIRAKCRRLKQRNDLKLVVIDYLQLMQSGGAKRAESRQQEVSDMSRNLKLLAKELELPVIALSQLNRGPEQRTDKKPMVSDLRESGSIEQDADMVILLHREDAYEKESPRAGEADLIVAKHRNGPTATITVAFQGHYSRFVDMAQT from the coding sequence GTGAGCATTCCCGAGCCTTTGGACGATCCCTGGGCCGAGGTCGGTCCCAGTGACCGCCTGCCCGTCTCCCGTCAGCGCCGGGGCGAAGGCAAGGGGCGTGACGAGCAGCACGAGCGAGGCAGGGACGGCGGCTGGGACGGGGGTCAGTCGGGCTTCGAGCGGGTCCCCCCGCAGGACCTCGACGCCGAGCAGTCCGTCCTGGGCGGCATGCTGCTCTCCAAGGACGCGATCGCCGACGTCGTGGAGATCATCAAGGGCCACGACTTCTACCGCCCGGCCCACGAGACCGTGTACACCGCCATTCTCGACCTCTACGCCAAGGGCGAGCCGGCGGACCCGATCACCGTGGCGGCGGAGCTGGTCAAGCGTGGTGAGATCACCAAGGTCGGTGGCGCCCCCTACCTGCACACCCTCGTCCAGTCGGTCCCGACCGCGGCCAACGCCTCGTACTACGCGGAGATCGTCCACGAGCGGGCCGTGCTCCGCCGCCTCGTCGAGGCAGGTACGAAGATCACACAGATGGGGTACGCGGCCGACGGGGACGTCGACGAGATCGTGAACTCGGCGCAGGCCGAGATCTACGCCGTCACCGAGCAGCGCACCAGCGAGGACTACCTGCCGCTCGGCGACATCATGGAGGGCGCCCTCGACGAGATCGAGGCGATCGGGTCCCGCAGCGGTGAGATGACGGGTGTCCCCACCGGTTTCACCGACCTCGACTCCCTGACGAACGGCCTGCACCCCGGCCAGATGATCGTCATCGCGGCACGGCCCGCCATGGGCAAGTCGACCCTCGCGCTCGACTTCGCCCGGGCGTGCTCGATCAAGAGCAACCTGCCGAGCGTGATCTTCTCCCTCGAGATGGGGCGCAACGAGATCGCGATGCGCCTGCTTTCCGCCGAGGCGCGGGTGGCACTGCACCACATGCGGTCCGGCACCATGACCGACGAGGACTGGACACGGCTGGCACGCCGGATGCCGGACGTCTCGGCCGCCCCTCTGTACATCGACGATTCGCCGAACCTCTCGATGATGGAGATCCGCGCGAAATGCCGTCGGCTCAAGCAGCGCAACGATCTCAAGCTGGTGGTCATCGACTACCTCCAGCTGATGCAGTCCGGAGGCGCCAAACGCGCCGAGAGCCGGCAGCAGGAGGTCTCGGACATGTCGCGAAACCTCAAGCTCCTCGCCAAGGAGCTGGAGCTCCCGGTCATCGCGCTCTCCCAGCTGAACCGTGGCCCCGAGCAGCGCACGGACAAGAAGCCGATGGTCTCCGACCTGCGTGAGTCGGGATCCATCGAGCAGGACGCCGACATGGTCATCCTGCTGCACCGTGAGGACGCGTACGAGAAGGAGTCACCGCGTGCGGGTGAGGCCGACCTGATCGTGGCCAAGCACCGCAACGGCCCGACGGCGACGATCACCGTGGCGTTCCAGGGCCACTACTCGCGCTTCGTGGACATGGCGCAGACCTGA
- a CDS encoding VOC family protein: MLRLTDFIIDCPDTMKLAAFYSEMTGRPIKEGSSEDWSGIPFGEIELAFIRVDDYRAPQWPDSEHPKQFHLDFEVDEIKSEQRRVLDLGATLRQDFIGPNGYGWQVYTDPIGHPFCLCRNKGVIWTDQGPIWPKRD; encoded by the coding sequence ATGCTGCGACTCACCGATTTCATTATCGACTGCCCGGACACGATGAAGCTGGCGGCTTTCTACTCCGAGATGACGGGCCGTCCGATCAAGGAAGGCAGCTCTGAGGACTGGTCTGGCATCCCGTTCGGCGAGATCGAGCTGGCATTCATCCGGGTGGACGACTATCGCGCTCCGCAGTGGCCCGACAGCGAGCACCCCAAGCAGTTCCACCTCGACTTCGAAGTGGACGAGATCAAGTCCGAGCAGCGCCGCGTCCTCGACCTCGGCGCGACGCTAAGGCAGGACTTCATCGGCCCCAACGGCTACGGCTGGCAGGTCTACACCGACCCAATCGGCCACCCCTTCTGCCTGTGCCGCAACAAGGGCGTCATCTGGACCGACCAGGGCCCGATCTGGCCCAAGCGCGACTAA
- a CDS encoding M15 family metallopeptidase yields MTEIVLMSDPKVAAVPVEECGERLVDLRRDGHLLVDERKWQDSAGAFAYLREGVLDRLLEAQARLPQGMRLLFIEGYRPPSLQRHYFDTYAAQLRVEHPEWAAGQVRAAASRYVSPPEIAPHSCGAAVDVTLADDDGRELDMGTRMNATPEESAGACYTQAGNISDKARSHRDILGIALTVAGLVNYPTEWWHWSYGDRYWALETGAAVAHYGPRSSTNHRS; encoded by the coding sequence ATGACTGAGATCGTTCTGATGTCCGACCCCAAGGTCGCAGCCGTGCCTGTTGAGGAGTGCGGTGAACGGCTCGTGGATCTACGACGAGACGGCCACCTGCTGGTCGACGAACGGAAGTGGCAGGACTCCGCCGGAGCCTTCGCCTACCTACGGGAAGGAGTGCTCGACCGCCTCCTCGAAGCACAGGCACGGCTACCTCAAGGGATGCGGCTGCTGTTCATCGAGGGATACCGTCCACCGTCCCTTCAGCGCCACTACTTCGACACATACGCAGCCCAACTGCGTGTTGAGCACCCTGAATGGGCCGCTGGGCAGGTTCGCGCGGCAGCCAGCCGCTACGTGTCCCCTCCCGAGATCGCACCGCACAGCTGCGGAGCAGCTGTTGACGTGACGCTTGCTGATGACGACGGGCGCGAACTCGACATGGGTACGCGTATGAATGCGACTCCGGAGGAGAGCGCGGGCGCCTGTTACACGCAGGCCGGCAACATCAGCGACAAAGCTCGCTCCCATCGAGACATCCTGGGTATCGCACTCACCGTTGCCGGCCTGGTCAACTACCCCACAGAGTGGTGGCACTGGTCATACGGAGATCGCTACTGGGCTTTGGAAACAGGAGCGGCAGTCGCCCACTACGGACCCAGGAGCTCGACCAACCACAGATCTTGA